The following proteins are encoded in a genomic region of Syntrophotaleaceae bacterium:
- the trxB gene encoding thioredoxin-disulfide reductase — protein MPESDKIYDQIILGSGPAGYTAAIYTARSNCCPLLISGSQPGGQLTGTTLVENFPGFPEGIDGPELMDRMRKQAEHFGTIMIEATVTRVDLDSTPFRLWTDERLYQCRSLIICTGASPRMLGLPMEKELYGRGVSVCATCDAYFYRGKEVLVVGGGDTALEDAQFLSRFARRVTVVHRRDQLRAGPLLQERAMANSRIGFRWDTVVTALHGDTSKGLTGVRVKHLKTGVEEDLTCDGIFIAIGHIPNTQLFRGQLEMDDWGYLVTRNGTETSVCGVFAAGDVQDPFFRQAVTAAGTGCMAAIQSQRYLECLEDADCRQCGGDRALIR, from the coding sequence ATGCCGGAAAGCGACAAAATATACGACCAGATCATCCTCGGCTCTGGCCCTGCCGGCTATACCGCCGCCATCTATACGGCCCGCAGCAACTGCTGCCCCCTGCTCATTTCCGGCAGCCAGCCGGGCGGGCAGCTGACCGGCACTACCCTGGTGGAAAATTTCCCAGGATTTCCCGAGGGGATCGACGGGCCCGAGCTGATGGACCGGATGCGCAAGCAGGCGGAGCATTTCGGCACGATCATGATCGAGGCCACCGTCACCCGGGTCGATCTGGATTCGACTCCCTTCCGCCTCTGGACCGACGAGAGGCTCTATCAATGCCGATCCCTGATCATCTGCACCGGCGCCTCTCCCCGCATGCTGGGGTTGCCGATGGAAAAGGAACTCTACGGCCGCGGGGTCTCGGTCTGCGCCACCTGCGACGCCTACTTCTACCGGGGCAAGGAGGTTCTGGTCGTCGGCGGCGGGGATACGGCCTTGGAGGATGCCCAGTTCCTCAGCCGATTCGCCAGGCGGGTGACGGTCGTGCATCGCCGCGACCAGCTGCGCGCCGGTCCCCTTCTCCAGGAGCGGGCCATGGCCAACAGCCGCATCGGCTTTCGCTGGGATACGGTCGTGACCGCACTGCATGGGGACACCTCGAAGGGCCTGACCGGAGTGAGGGTTAAACACCTGAAAACCGGCGTCGAGGAGGATCTGACCTGCGACGGCATTTTCATCGCCATCGGTCATATTCCCAATACTCAGCTGTTCAGGGGGCAGCTGGAGATGGACGACTGGGGCTATCTGGTGACCCGCAACGGCACCGAAACCAGCGTCTGCGGTGTCTTCGCCGCAGGGGATGTGCAGGATCCGTTTTTCCGCCAGGCGGTCACGGCGGCAGGGACGGGTTGCATGGCGGCCATCCAGTCCCAGCGCTATCTGGAATGCCTGGAGGATGCCGATTGCCGTCAGTGTGGAGGCGATCGGGCCTTGATCCGCTAA
- a CDS encoding glutamate synthase-related protein — translation MKQDLHPSMVVQDPAERDACAIISYIKKQGRPTHGNLERTIDALIKMGHRAGEIRGEGDGCGVLTDIPRLLWRELLEASGLNPSMAEADAFAVAHLLLPGDQGAEGSDLRRRLLKFFSSAGFQVVLERACPVRSEVLSSGARRVEPFFWQLALWRDDGDPLAARLYEASVALETDFPVHVASLSHRVASYKVLGSPELLPRYYPDLKRRDFLSAVTIGHSRFSTNTLPNVLRAQPFSLLGHNGEINTIDRLREEARMLGIFLPVGGSDSQDVNRILEGLIHRRGLNLFEAMETVFPPVFNTIDSMPAEQRQLYTFLRRFFPASAQGPAAVIARHEDQCVFSVDAMGLRPLWFGETEGDYFISSEVGVVPQEEIVADPKPLAPGEKIGLYGPAGKPVRVFGHEELREEILRRLRRKIHPEDQGRWLEKGRELPEKELQAAFPVDSSRQLLRDNLLSALGWKSSDLRNLKEIAGKGQDPIASLGYDGPLAALAVTRQNLADYFKEQVAVVTNPAIDREREAEHFSTRVFLGPRPRFGGRGRRALELELPLLAGGRRLGPKQEDGAVAAEFGTVTLERLLAHFSAGRFRYRILTCAVRRNETQEAALKRLEEEALTAARLGASLLLLDDSRAFGPGCGWIDPMLATVRVNRALRECRDDEGESLRRGCSLVLRSGALRNLHDLVFALAMGADALCPYLMWELADEHPDGLRHLVTVQAKGLEKVMSTMGTHELDGYGRFFASIGLAPELAEIFEVVNFCGSEKGGLTLAALERDGRERNRVGRSRRKEPVVNQFRLYPRIWKMVGEVAKMEANYNDLSRLISQLKRENPLALRHLLDFVFTEELTIDPKEVDASVGTHDLPILFSAMSFGSQGETPFRIYAEAAKRLNIVCMNGEGGEIPDMLGQYRHNRGQQVASGRFGVHMNLLNSADILEIKVGQGAKPGEGGHLPGFKVTEKIAEARHSAVGVTLISPSNNHDIYSIEDLAQIVEELKTANPRARISVKVPAVAGIGTIALGIAKAGADIITISGYDGGTGAARRHAIKFVGLPAEIGVRLAHRSLAEAGLRHQVEIWADGGMHTGRDVVKMMLLGADRVGFGTLPMVVVGCTACRGCHLGTCHVGIATQVETLEEAEKTGLKRFVPRVLENGIIYETTFFRALGEEIRTLTARLGFRRTRDLVGKAELLRQGRGLDRLDLEELLAPVSAGLPRRSVTDVRIIRKPLNYLTSLISSLVTEAFDGPEDRIRYEDDNASSSDRAIGTYLAGAMTRGLQEGYLDDRKRVLLHFRRSAIPGNGLAAFNIPRINYRVEGAAQDGVGKGATGGKIVILKGISREGRRIGGSVGKGLAYGATGGLFLVQGDADSRACIRLSGAEVVLGGRIRRPLDDGAGNLAGRANLKGFACEYMTAGRVVVLGDPGPWLCSGMTGGTVYCHLDEAMGMNCQALQRRLAEGAQVAVRELEDADLPELDRLLREYERALLYSHQAEEARWVEQVRTDVKNRFVKIVALGTPEPPTATE, via the coding sequence ATGAAGCAGGATCTCCATCCATCGATGGTCGTCCAGGACCCGGCCGAACGGGATGCCTGTGCGATCATAAGCTATATCAAGAAACAGGGCCGTCCCACCCATGGCAACCTCGAGCGAACCATCGACGCACTGATAAAGATGGGCCACCGGGCGGGGGAAATCCGCGGAGAGGGGGACGGCTGCGGAGTTCTGACCGACATACCCCGGCTGTTGTGGCGGGAACTGCTGGAAGCTTCCGGGCTCAATCCGTCAATGGCAGAAGCTGATGCTTTTGCGGTGGCCCATCTCCTTCTGCCGGGCGACCAGGGTGCGGAAGGATCGGACCTGCGCCGCCGGCTGCTGAAATTTTTTTCCAGCGCCGGGTTTCAGGTGGTGCTGGAGCGGGCCTGTCCGGTGCGAAGCGAAGTTCTGTCCAGCGGGGCCCGCAGGGTGGAGCCCTTCTTCTGGCAGCTGGCCCTGTGGAGGGATGACGGCGACCCTCTGGCGGCCCGGCTGTATGAAGCCTCCGTCGCTTTGGAAACCGATTTTCCCGTTCATGTTGCCTCCCTGAGCCACCGGGTGGCTTCCTACAAGGTTCTCGGGTCCCCCGAGCTGCTGCCCCGCTACTATCCCGATCTGAAGCGACGGGATTTCCTGTCCGCCGTCACCATAGGCCACAGCCGCTTTTCCACCAATACCCTGCCCAACGTTCTGCGGGCCCAGCCCTTCAGCCTGCTGGGACATAACGGAGAGATCAACACCATTGACCGGCTCCGGGAAGAGGCGCGGATGCTCGGCATCTTTCTGCCCGTGGGAGGCAGCGATTCCCAGGATGTCAACCGGATCCTCGAGGGGCTGATCCATCGCCGCGGCCTGAATCTTTTCGAGGCCATGGAAACGGTGTTCCCGCCGGTGTTCAACACGATCGACAGCATGCCTGCCGAACAGCGCCAGCTCTATACCTTTCTTCGCCGGTTTTTTCCGGCCAGCGCCCAGGGCCCGGCGGCGGTGATCGCCAGGCATGAAGATCAGTGCGTCTTCAGCGTGGACGCCATGGGGCTGCGGCCCCTCTGGTTCGGCGAGACGGAAGGGGATTACTTCATCTCCTCGGAGGTCGGGGTGGTGCCCCAGGAGGAGATCGTAGCCGATCCCAAACCGTTGGCTCCGGGAGAGAAGATCGGTCTTTACGGCCCTGCGGGAAAACCGGTACGGGTCTTCGGTCACGAGGAGCTGCGGGAAGAGATCCTGCGGCGGCTTCGCCGCAAGATTCATCCCGAAGATCAGGGACGATGGCTGGAAAAGGGGCGGGAGCTGCCGGAAAAAGAACTGCAGGCAGCTTTTCCTGTCGACAGCAGCCGGCAACTGCTGCGGGACAATCTGCTCTCGGCGCTGGGCTGGAAGAGCAGCGACCTGCGCAACCTTAAGGAAATTGCCGGCAAAGGCCAGGATCCTATCGCCTCTCTCGGGTATGACGGGCCGCTGGCGGCCCTGGCCGTCACCAGGCAGAACCTGGCGGATTATTTCAAGGAGCAGGTGGCTGTGGTCACCAACCCCGCCATCGACCGGGAGCGGGAGGCGGAACATTTTTCCACCCGGGTATTCCTCGGTCCGCGGCCCCGTTTCGGCGGGCGCGGTCGGCGGGCGCTGGAGCTCGAGCTGCCGCTGCTGGCCGGCGGCCGGAGGCTGGGGCCGAAGCAGGAAGATGGGGCTGTGGCCGCCGAATTCGGCACCGTGACCCTGGAGCGGCTGCTGGCCCACTTTTCGGCCGGGCGGTTTCGCTACCGGATTCTGACCTGTGCCGTTCGCCGCAACGAAACTCAGGAGGCGGCCCTGAAGCGACTGGAGGAGGAGGCCCTGACCGCCGCCCGTCTGGGAGCCTCCCTGCTGTTGCTCGACGACAGCCGGGCTTTCGGTCCGGGCTGCGGCTGGATCGACCCGATGCTGGCCACCGTCCGGGTGAATCGGGCCCTGCGGGAATGTCGGGACGATGAGGGGGAGAGCCTGCGCCGCGGCTGTTCCCTCGTGCTCCGCTCCGGCGCCCTGCGCAATCTGCACGACCTTGTTTTCGCTCTGGCCATGGGCGCCGACGCCCTCTGCCCCTACCTGATGTGGGAGCTGGCCGACGAACACCCCGACGGCTTGCGCCATCTGGTGACCGTCCAGGCCAAGGGGCTGGAGAAGGTCATGTCGACCATGGGCACCCACGAACTGGACGGTTACGGCCGCTTTTTTGCTTCCATCGGCCTGGCGCCGGAACTGGCGGAGATTTTCGAGGTGGTCAATTTCTGCGGTTCGGAAAAGGGCGGGCTGACCCTGGCTGCCTTGGAGCGGGACGGCCGGGAGCGGAACCGGGTCGGCCGCAGCCGGCGCAAGGAACCGGTGGTCAATCAGTTCCGTCTCTACCCCCGGATCTGGAAGATGGTCGGCGAAGTGGCCAAGATGGAGGCCAACTACAACGATCTGTCCCGGCTGATCAGTCAGCTGAAAAGAGAGAACCCGCTGGCCCTGCGCCACCTGCTCGACTTCGTTTTCACCGAAGAACTGACCATCGATCCGAAGGAGGTGGACGCCTCCGTCGGCACCCACGATCTGCCGATTCTGTTCTCCGCCATGAGTTTCGGCAGCCAGGGGGAGACGCCTTTCCGCATCTACGCCGAGGCGGCCAAGCGGCTCAACATCGTCTGCATGAACGGGGAGGGGGGAGAAATCCCCGATATGCTCGGCCAATACCGGCACAATCGCGGCCAGCAGGTCGCTTCGGGCCGCTTCGGCGTCCATATGAACCTGCTGAATTCGGCGGATATCCTGGAGATCAAGGTCGGCCAGGGCGCCAAACCGGGCGAGGGAGGCCATCTGCCCGGCTTCAAGGTCACGGAAAAGATCGCCGAGGCGCGTCATTCCGCCGTCGGTGTGACCCTCATTTCTCCTTCCAACAACCACGACATCTACTCCATCGAGGATCTGGCCCAGATTGTCGAGGAGCTGAAAACCGCCAATCCCCGGGCCCGCATCTCGGTCAAGGTGCCGGCGGTGGCGGGCATCGGCACCATCGCCCTGGGGATCGCCAAGGCCGGCGCCGACATCATCACCATCAGCGGCTACGACGGGGGCACCGGAGCGGCCCGCCGCCACGCCATCAAGTTCGTCGGCCTTCCGGCGGAGATCGGAGTCCGCCTCGCCCACCGGTCCCTGGCCGAGGCGGGTCTGCGGCACCAGGTGGAAATCTGGGCCGACGGCGGCATGCACACCGGCCGCGACGTGGTCAAGATGATGCTGCTGGGCGCCGACCGGGTCGGCTTCGGCACTCTGCCGATGGTGGTGGTCGGCTGCACCGCCTGCCGCGGATGCCATCTGGGCACCTGCCATGTCGGCATCGCCACCCAGGTGGAGACCCTTGAGGAGGCGGAAAAAACCGGCCTGAAGCGTTTCGTGCCCCGCGTGCTGGAAAACGGCATCATTTACGAAACGACCTTCTTCCGCGCCCTGGGCGAAGAGATCCGCACCCTGACCGCCCGCCTCGGCTTCCGTCGCACCCGCGATCTGGTCGGCAAGGCCGAACTGCTGCGGCAGGGCCGCGGGCTCGACCGGCTCGACCTTGAGGAACTGCTGGCCCCGGTTTCGGCCGGCCTGCCGCGCCGTTCGGTCACCGACGTGAGGATCATCCGCAAGCCCCTCAACTATCTGACCTCACTGATATCGAGTCTGGTGACCGAGGCCTTCGACGGACCCGAAGACCGGATCCGCTACGAGGATGACAACGCCTCCAGCAGCGACCGCGCCATCGGCACCTACCTGGCCGGCGCCATGACCCGGGGATTGCAGGAAGGTTACCTCGACGATCGCAAGAGGGTGCTGCTTCATTTCCGTCGCAGCGCCATTCCGGGCAACGGCCTGGCGGCCTTCAACATCCCACGGATCAATTACCGGGTTGAGGGGGCGGCTCAGGACGGAGTCGGCAAGGGGGCGACGGGAGGTAAGATCGTCATTCTCAAGGGGATCAGCCGGGAAGGCCGCCGTATCGGCGGCTCGGTGGGCAAGGGCTTGGCCTATGGCGCCACCGGCGGACTGTTCCTGGTCCAGGGGGATGCTGACAGCCGCGCCTGCATCCGCCTCTCGGGAGCCGAAGTGGTCCTCGGCGGACGCATCCGCCGGCCCCTGGACGATGGCGCCGGGAATCTGGCCGGCCGGGCCAACCTCAAGGGCTTCGCCTGTGAATACATGACCGCCGGCCGGGTGGTGGTGCTGGGCGATCCCGGCCCCTGGCTCTGCTCCGGAATGACCGGCGGAACGGTCTACTGCCATCTTGACGAAGCCATGGGCATGAATTGCCAGGCACTGCAGCGACGCCTGGCCGAGGGAGCCCAGGTGGCCGTTCGCGAGCTCGAAGACGCTGACCTGCCCGAGCTGGACCGGCTGCTGCGGGAGTACGAAAGGGCTTTGCTCTACTCCCATCAGGCCGAGGAGGCCCGATGGGTCGAACAGGTCCGCACGGACGTCAAAAATCGCTTTGTCAAGATCGTCGCCCTCGGTACTCCGGAGCCGCCGACAGCAACCGAGTAG
- the elbB gene encoding isoprenoid biosynthesis glyoxalase ElbB, whose translation MLKIGVVLSGCGVYDGSEIHESVLVLLAIDRAGAEAVCMAPDQEQMHVVNHFSGQTMEGDVRNVLVESARIARGKILDVAKVTVEDIDALVFPGGYGAAKNLCDFAVQGPKCTVNPAVERLVRSMHLANKPIAGICIAPALLAKVLGTENPSPRLTIGSDGETSQALRDLGADHVDCSAENIVVDEKRKLVTTPAYMLADGIAEAAVGIEKAIRKMLEMV comes from the coding sequence ATGCTCAAGATAGGGGTCGTGTTGTCCGGCTGTGGTGTCTATGACGGCAGCGAAATCCATGAGTCGGTTCTTGTTCTGCTCGCCATCGACAGGGCCGGAGCTGAAGCTGTCTGTATGGCGCCGGATCAGGAACAGATGCATGTCGTCAACCATTTCAGCGGCCAGACAATGGAAGGGGACGTGCGCAACGTGCTGGTGGAATCCGCCCGCATTGCCCGGGGGAAGATCCTCGATGTGGCCAAGGTGACGGTTGAAGATATCGATGCACTGGTTTTCCCCGGCGGATACGGCGCCGCCAAAAATCTTTGCGATTTCGCCGTGCAGGGTCCCAAGTGCACGGTCAACCCGGCTGTCGAGCGACTGGTGCGGTCGATGCATCTTGCCAACAAGCCTATCGCCGGCATCTGCATCGCCCCGGCACTGCTGGCCAAGGTTCTAGGCACGGAAAACCCTTCTCCCAGGCTGACCATTGGCTCCGACGGGGAGACCTCCCAGGCCTTGAGGGACTTGGGAGCCGACCACGTGGATTGTTCGGCCGAGAACATCGTGGTCGATGAAAAGCGGAAACTGGTCACGACTCCGGCCTATATGCTCGCCGACGGCATCGCCGAGGCGGCTGTCGGCATCGAAAAGGCGATCAGGAAGATGCTGGAGATGGTTTGA
- a CDS encoding cupin domain-containing protein codes for MENIRDEVKGLLIGLKIRRLRQERRMTLQDLADSTGLSKPLLSQIENEQVIPPLATLLRISKALKVELHTFFQEADSAEKCVLVRAGDSRKSDWRASRNKSRSPYTFYSLAYGKKNRNLEPFVVEFEAQPWTEDLLVSHQGEEFIFMLEGQVEFHYGGRIMFLETGDSVYYDSREPHGFAAIGDLPARAVAVVYSRE; via the coding sequence ATGGAAAACATACGAGATGAGGTAAAGGGTCTGCTGATCGGCCTGAAAATTCGCCGTCTGCGGCAGGAAAGACGCATGACCCTGCAGGATCTGGCTGATTCCACCGGTCTGTCGAAACCGCTTCTGTCCCAGATCGAAAACGAGCAGGTGATACCCCCTCTGGCCACCCTGCTGCGCATATCCAAGGCACTCAAAGTCGAACTTCACACCTTTTTCCAGGAAGCGGACAGCGCCGAAAAGTGCGTGCTGGTACGGGCGGGCGACAGCCGCAAGTCGGACTGGAGGGCCAGCCGGAACAAAAGCCGCTCGCCCTACACCTTTTACTCCCTGGCCTACGGCAAAAAAAACCGCAATCTCGAACCCTTTGTCGTTGAATTCGAGGCCCAGCCCTGGACTGAAGATCTGCTGGTGAGCCATCAGGGGGAAGAGTTCATCTTCATGCTCGAGGGCCAGGTGGAGTTCCATTACGGCGGCAGGATCATGTTTCTCGAAACCGGTGATTCGGTCTACTACGATTCCCGGGAGCCTCACGGATTCGCAGCTATTGGCGATCTGCCGGCACGGGCCGTGGCGGTGGTCTATTCCAGGGAATGA
- a CDS encoding HAD family hydrolase encodes MTIDALSGIRGILFDLDGTLLNVEMNAFVFNYVEGLSHCFDDLASHRDFSRAVLDSAFEMLRSDDEAMTNEEFFLDRMFRRLGIPPLLFRDRLEVYFRSGLQALAPLVRPFPLARRILRLCFENNLKVIIATNPVFPRPVVDARMHWGRLNDFPFHLITSYENCRFCKPHPRYFQDILLSQGLEPEESLMVGNDSEFDLPACQAGIPTFLLEDRCNLGLTGRPHRPDFQGGHADLLMLVEDIVRKRRNR; translated from the coding sequence ATGACCATCGATGCCCTGTCCGGCATCCGGGGGATTCTGTTCGATCTGGACGGAACTCTTCTGAATGTCGAAATGAATGCCTTTGTTTTCAACTACGTGGAGGGCCTGTCCCATTGCTTTGATGATCTGGCCAGTCACCGCGATTTTTCCCGGGCGGTCCTCGATTCCGCTTTTGAAATGCTTCGATCCGACGATGAGGCCATGACCAACGAGGAATTTTTCCTCGACCGGATGTTCCGGCGCCTCGGCATCCCTCCCCTGCTGTTTCGCGACCGGCTCGAGGTCTATTTTCGCAGCGGCTTGCAGGCACTGGCTCCCCTGGTCCGGCCCTTTCCACTGGCCCGTCGCATCCTTCGCCTGTGTTTTGAAAACAACCTCAAGGTGATCATCGCCACCAACCCGGTGTTTCCCCGTCCTGTCGTCGACGCAAGGATGCACTGGGGACGGCTGAACGATTTTCCCTTCCATCTAATCACCAGCTATGAAAATTGCCGGTTCTGCAAACCTCATCCCCGGTATTTTCAGGACATTCTCCTCTCGCAGGGTTTGGAGCCGGAAGAAAGTCTGATGGTGGGAAACGATTCCGAATTCGACCTGCCCGCCTGCCAGGCGGGCATTCCCACCTTTCTGCTCGAGGACCGTTGCAACCTCGGCCTTACCGGCAGACCGCATCGACCCGATTTTCAGGGCGGCCACGCGGACCTGCTCATGCTGGTCGAGGATATTGTCCGGAAACGCCGCAACCGTTGA
- a CDS encoding RluA family pseudouridine synthase: MGDVFHFRFDRGRPAERLDRFLAENLPELTRSQLKKLIDEGRALLDGRPAKAGSRLRGGEELVVSLPEPTPATAVSEEIPLNILYEDHELVVIDKPAGMVVHPAAGHQQGTLVNALLHHCGDLSGIGGELRPGIVHRLDKDTSGVMVATKNDASHQHLARQFKDHSIRRCYLALVHGLWPENRGTVDQPIGRHPTQRKKMSGGSRTGRRAVTHWRVLQRYPADRLTLVELTLETGRTHQIRVHLSELQRPLVGDPVYGGSARSRSLQDPELRRMVADLGRQALHARLLGFIHPESGAYLEFESPLPADMQTIIDYLESKQAAENL; this comes from the coding sequence ATGGGGGACGTTTTCCATTTCCGTTTCGACCGGGGACGCCCCGCCGAGCGTCTGGACCGGTTTCTTGCCGAAAACCTGCCGGAACTGACCCGTTCCCAGCTGAAAAAGCTCATTGACGAAGGGCGGGCCCTGCTCGACGGCCGACCGGCCAAGGCTGGAAGCAGGCTCAGAGGCGGAGAAGAGCTGGTCGTCAGCCTCCCCGAACCCACCCCCGCCACAGCCGTCTCCGAAGAGATCCCGCTGAACATTCTCTACGAAGATCACGAGCTGGTCGTGATCGACAAACCGGCCGGCATGGTGGTGCATCCGGCAGCCGGCCATCAGCAGGGCACCCTGGTCAACGCCCTGCTGCATCACTGTGGCGATCTTTCGGGGATCGGGGGTGAATTGAGACCCGGGATCGTTCACCGCCTCGACAAGGATACGTCGGGAGTGATGGTCGCCACCAAGAACGATGCCTCGCACCAGCACCTGGCCCGACAGTTCAAGGATCACAGCATCAGGCGCTGTTACCTGGCGCTGGTGCACGGCCTCTGGCCGGAAAACCGGGGAACGGTGGATCAACCGATCGGCCGCCACCCCACTCAGCGAAAGAAAATGAGCGGGGGCAGCCGCACCGGTCGCCGGGCGGTGACCCATTGGCGGGTTCTGCAGCGCTATCCTGCGGACCGCCTGACCCTGGTCGAGCTGACCCTGGAGACCGGAAGGACCCACCAGATCAGGGTCCATCTTTCGGAACTGCAGCGACCGCTGGTCGGCGATCCGGTCTACGGCGGCTCCGCCCGCAGCCGTTCCCTGCAGGATCCCGAACTCCGCCGCATGGTCGCCGATCTCGGCCGTCAGGCCCTGCATGCCCGTCTGCTCGGCTTCATCCATCCCGAAAGTGGCGCCTATCTCGAGTTCGAGTCGCCGCTGCCCGCGGACATGCAGACCATTATCGACTATCTGGAATCCAAACAAGCCGCTGAAAACCTGTGA
- the pgeF gene encoding peptidoglycan editing factor PgeF — MKLVRKGKISYLQPTWATENIEAGFTTRNGGISRPPYNSLNLAYHTEDARYNVEGNRSTLTRSFDLQPHLLLTVNQVHGNDILVVDQPNYDLSHFLTVECDAIVTNQTGIMIGVLVADCFPVLLFDTDRRAAAAVHVGWRGAASGILKKAVDSMKSVFDCHPERICAAVGPGIGAHSYIVDRPVRDAFRQGSGHWQQITEELELGKWRLDLRRSCLLQLQDAGLTESRIDVAEECTCCHREMFFSYRRDKGVTGRQMGFMLLK; from the coding sequence ATGAAACTGGTCAGAAAAGGCAAGATCAGCTACCTGCAACCGACCTGGGCGACGGAAAACATCGAAGCCGGGTTCACCACCCGCAACGGCGGCATCAGCAGGCCCCCGTACAATTCCCTGAACCTGGCCTACCACACCGAGGATGCCCGCTACAATGTCGAGGGGAACCGGTCCACCCTGACCCGGTCTTTCGATCTGCAGCCCCACCTGCTGCTGACTGTCAATCAGGTCCACGGCAACGACATTCTGGTCGTCGACCAGCCCAACTACGACCTGTCCCATTTCCTGACCGTCGAATGCGACGCCATCGTGACCAACCAGACCGGGATCATGATCGGCGTGCTGGTGGCCGATTGCTTCCCGGTGCTGCTCTTCGATACAGACCGACGGGCGGCGGCAGCGGTCCATGTCGGTTGGCGGGGCGCTGCATCCGGCATCCTGAAAAAAGCGGTGGACTCGATGAAATCGGTCTTCGATTGCCACCCGGAGCGGATCTGCGCGGCCGTCGGGCCGGGCATCGGTGCCCACAGCTACATCGTCGACCGGCCGGTTCGCGATGCCTTCCGTCAGGGCTCGGGGCACTGGCAGCAGATCACCGAGGAGCTGGAGCTGGGCAAGTGGCGCCTGGATCTCCGGCGCAGTTGCCTGCTGCAGTTGCAGGACGCGGGCTTGACGGAATCCCGCATCGACGTCGCCGAGGAGTGCACCTGCTGTCATCGGGAGATGTTTTTTTCCTATCGCCGGGACAAGGGGGTGACCGGGCGGCAGATGGGTTTCATGCTGTTGAAGTGA
- a CDS encoding HNH endonuclease, giving the protein MDFFSDISEQQIRQEREKARELRRSQWWKNRIATGICHYCGEKVDPKELTLDHVVPLVRGGRSTRGNCVPACKECNNRKKHLLPVEWQSYLEHLSREKPE; this is encoded by the coding sequence TTGGATTTTTTCAGCGACATCTCCGAACAGCAGATCCGCCAAGAGCGTGAAAAAGCCCGCGAACTGCGCCGCAGCCAGTGGTGGAAAAACCGCATCGCCACCGGGATATGCCACTATTGCGGGGAAAAGGTGGACCCGAAGGAACTGACCCTGGACCATGTCGTGCCACTGGTTCGCGGCGGGCGCAGTACCCGTGGCAACTGCGTGCCGGCCTGCAAGGAATGCAACAACCGGAAAAAGCACCTCCTGCCCGTTGAGTGGCAGTCCTATCTCGAACATCTCAGCCGGGAAAAACCTGAATGA
- a CDS encoding alpha/beta hydrolase: MAFGIRAVNFKLVPCLLALCLAMAPSAGLAKPVEGQVFPAEQRVTYVDPAGKSRIYLVQESEKRLISPTILVYMHGSAGGEEQGMDPRWANGAFSRLRQLMNRWGWVYVCPRDGEFEGLLRHLGEKYKSRRVFLCGASYGGTLVLREAAKNPDRYAGLLLLGPAVGNGSQSDPSRLSMPTWILSGERDYEVSRQARILAGHLKELKRSCFYREIAGGRHSSPVEKVDWLEALGYLQFPRVREGRLTCL, from the coding sequence ATGGCTTTCGGCATTCGGGCTGTAAACTTCAAACTTGTCCCATGCCTGTTAGCCTTGTGCCTGGCAATGGCGCCATCCGCAGGCCTGGCAAAACCGGTCGAGGGGCAGGTCTTTCCGGCGGAGCAGAGGGTGACTTATGTCGACCCTGCCGGAAAAAGCCGGATCTATCTTGTCCAGGAGTCGGAAAAACGGCTTATTTCCCCAACCATTCTCGTCTACATGCACGGCTCGGCGGGGGGAGAGGAGCAGGGGATGGATCCCCGCTGGGCGAACGGGGCTTTCAGCCGCCTGCGACAGCTAATGAACAGATGGGGATGGGTCTATGTCTGCCCCAGGGACGGGGAATTCGAGGGGTTGCTGAGGCACCTCGGGGAAAAGTACAAATCCCGTAGAGTATTTCTCTGCGGAGCCTCCTACGGAGGAACTCTGGTGCTGCGGGAAGCGGCAAAAAACCCCGACCGCTATGCGGGACTGCTGCTGCTGGGGCCAGCCGTCGGCAACGGCAGCCAGAGTGATCCGAGCCGGCTGAGCATGCCGACCTGGATCCTGAGCGGTGAAAGGGACTATGAAGTCTCCCGGCAGGCACGGATTTTGGCCGGCCACCTGAAGGAACTGAAGCGATCCTGTTTCTATCGGGAGATTGCCGGGGGCAGGCATTCAAGCCCGGTGGAAAAGGTGGATTGGCTGGAGGCTCTGGGATATCTGCAATTTCCCCGCGTCCGGGAAGGGCGGTTGACCTGCCTCTGA